The Pseudanabaena yagii GIHE-NHR1 genome segment TTAGGGTTGCAGAAGCGATTCAGTTGTCCCTCAAAATAATGACGATTGGCCAAGAGATGCTTAGGATTAGGATCATCCAGAGGATAGAGAAATGCAGCTCTACCTGCCTGAATTACGGCTGAAGTAACGTTGTACATCGATCTCTGAAAACTAACGCCTAATTGAATCAAGGTGTCATCTTCACCACGACAAAATTGCTTGTAGTAGTCCACTAGGTACTGAGGCAAGAAGTGATACATGTCTTGATGTAACAGAGTTGGAGGGATGCCTGCTGAACCTACAGGGAATTTATCTGCATATAAAATCCCATAGTGGAAATCATTCTGATCCTTAGGAACTTCATTAGCCTGAGCATTGTAGGACTTTGTGCCACGGAAGGGAGAAGTACGATAAAACACCGCTTCAACATAGGGGAAGGCTGCCTCATATAGCCAAGTAAATCCTTTAGATTTAGGCACAATGTCAAACCACTCACCTCGAATATTGACACGATGGTAAATTGGACGACCCGCGATCGCAAAAATTCCGTTTACCAAGAAATTCATCGCATCGGGTACACCTTTAAAGCCACCTTCATCGTAAATATCGGACATCTCGAAAAACACAGGAGCCATGATTTCCCAGAACAGCCCTAAAACTGAGGTCATAGTGGATTGACGGCATTGCTCTAAAAACATCTCAGGAAAGAGTTTATATAGCCCCAACATGACAGGATTATTTTTAAAATATGCCCGAATAGCGCGATCGGCATTTTGGCGATATTCCTCCGAATCCATATAAGGCTCTAGTTCACCACCCATATTGCGATGCCAGAACATTGCTCGCATACATTCTTCGGCAAACTCCATGTTGATGCGATCGTGATAGAGATGATGGAAGAGCTTTGGGATTTTCGTATTCAGTTCTCCCTTAGACATAAACTCTAACAACTCAGGATGAGCTGTTGCCTCACCACGCCAAAAGCGCCAATCAGCATCATCACCTGCATAGTGATTACGTAAATCGAGGTATTCCTGAGGCAAAAAGTACTTAAATGCAGGAAGTGGCTCTAGAAATACCTGTTCCGCTATGTAGAGCAGATCACGCCAATAGAAATCCATCGGCACGGCATAAGCCTTATAGAGTCCGATTATTTGCATTAAGTTTTCGGGCGTGTCAGGTAGCATAGAGCCACCTGCTTCTAATCGATGGATGACATCGGCATAGGGATGTGTGGATGGAGGTAGTTTTGTGGCTGGTGGCACTAAAGTAGCTGTCATAGTTTTATCTTTCCTGTATTGATCTTTCCTGTATTAAGAGAGCACCTTGCATTCAATGGTGACTCAGAAGCTAATTGAGGTAATTAGTTCATTAGTCTTTAATGAGAGGAGATGACAAAGATTCAGTTAGATTTTGGGAAACAAGGATATTACCTTCTACCTGCTCAGCAATCTTGACTGTTGCCTTTTCACTCCATTTGACTAGCCATACTGGTTGAACTCCTAGGAAGATAATCAATCCAGTCAAAATTAGGGCAGGTAATTGTTCGAGACCACTCACTTTTGGATAGTATGCTGTAGCATTATCCAATTTGCCAAAACAGGTGCGATTGAGCAAAATTACGAAGTAAACGGCAGTTAAACCTGTGCCAATGATGGAGAAGATTGTCGGAATGGGGAATTTTGTGAAAGTACCTTGGAAGACTAGAAACTCAGCAATAAATCCAACTAGCCCAGGGATACCCGCACTCGCCATCCCACCTAAGATCAACAGAGCGCTTGTAGTTGGCAGACCACGTAAAGGATTGAGCAATCCATTAAGCAAATCTAAATCTCTGGTTCCCACTTTCTCTTCGATTACACCAACTAGATAGAACAATAGGGCAAGAACTAAGCCATGACTGACCATCTGACCAATACCACCGATGAGGCTTAGAGGTGTTGCGGCGGCAGCAGCCAAGAGAATATAACTCATGTGACCGATCGAGCTATAGGCTACCATCCGTTTGATATCTTTTTGGGAGATCGCCACCATTGCGCCATACAAGACACCTAAACCTGCCCAGATCGCGATATAGGGAGCCAACAGTGCCCAAGCATCGGGGAAAAGACCTACACAAAAACGGAATAGACCATAGGTTCCTAGTTTCGCAACGATTCCACCAAGCATCATTACTGTTGGAGTTGCTGATTCCACATAGGTATCAGGCAACCAACTGTGGAATGGCACAAAGGGAGCCTTAATACTGAAGCCTAAGAGCAGAACTACTAGCAAAGTAATCTGTACTTCTAGGGGCAAGGAAAGGGTTTGCAGGGTGGAATAGTCAAAGATTGGGGTGGGATTAGCAGTGAGCCAACCTAACGCCAAGAATCCAACTAATACGAGTACGCCTGAGACTGCGGTGAAGATGAGAAACTTCATAGCAGCATAGCTACGCTGTAAACCTCCCCAAACTGCGATGATGAGATATAGGGGAATTAATACTAATTCGTAAAACAGGACAAACAAGAGGGTATTAGTTGAGAGCATAGCTCCGCTTACCCCTGCATGAATTAATAGCATTAATACTTGGAAGAGTTTGAAGCGTTCCTTGATTTGGTTTTCGCAAAAACAAATAATCAACCAAGTGAGTAATCCATTAAGCGCAACCAAAGGCAAGGAAAGTCCATCGACTCCAAGGCTATAGTTTAAGCCAATATTTTCGAGCCAAGGTAGGTTCTCGGATAGCTGGAAAGCCGCAAGATTAGTATCAAATTGCTTGAGAAGTAGCACATCGAGGATAAGGATGGCACTAGCAACAATGATTGCGCCTTTTTTTGATTGACTTTGGGGTAGTAAGGCGATCACTAAAGCACCGATTACTGGTAGCCAAATTAACGCACTAAGCATAGTTTTATGTCCAATTGAAAGATCCAGATTTAGAGAGTCTGATTGAATAGCAACAACAGGAGAACGCCAATACCAACCATGATCGTTAGCGTATAGAGTTGTAACTGTCCAAAGGTGCTGTAGCGTAGGTTTTGACCGCTAAATAGAGTAGCGAGACCAAAGAGGTTACCAACTCCATCGACAAAGAAGCGATCGAACCAGGACATCGCATGGGAGACGCTATCTACCAATCCCACAATTGTGACTTTATAGAGTTTGGATGTGTAAAAGTCGTAGGCAAAGAACTGTTGCAGATCTTGCCAAGGTAGTTGAATTGGCTTGCTGACTTTCTCATTGAGATAGAGATATGCACCTGCGGCTAGTCCCATGCTGCTTGAGCCTAGGAGTAGCAAAGATTCAGGTTTCAAGATGATTGCCAAGTCAGGAATAATGCCCCAATCTGTCAGCATTTGTGGTGTGTGTAAAACAATACCAGCCATAATTGTCATTGGCATAACAATGAGCCAGAGGGGTTCTACGGATCTTTCGGTCATTTGATTGGGTTTACCACCCCAAATCAGTCCAAATACCCGCATTAAGCTGAAGGCAATCAGTCCATTAATTAATAGTAAGAGTTCGGCAAGAGCGATGTTCTTGTCCCATAGTCCAGAAATCAAATCCAGCATCGCCCAGAACCCACCAAAGGGAGGGAAGGCAATCAAGCCAAGAGTTCCGACTAAGAAACACAAAGCAGTGATGGGACGGCGCTTCCATAATCCACCGTTTAAAGTCAAATCTTGGGTAATTACGTTGGAGATAATGCTGCCGATCGCCATAAATAGTAGTGCGATCGCTAAGGCATGGGACAAAATCAATGTATAGGCACTGTGAATATCATCAACACCAACGGAGATAAAAATTAGTCCCATAAATGCACTGGTCAAATAAGATAGCGATCTCTTGATATCAATTTGGGCAATAGAGATTAAGACCGTGCCGAAGGCAGTTGCTGCACCGATGGCGATGACTACCTGCTGGGTTAAAGGAGATATGGCAATGAGAGGCTGAAGTTTGATTAAGATCCAAGCACCTGTTGCAACAACTACGGAATTACGCAGGATGGTGCTAGGTAAAGGCCCTTCCATTGCTTCGTCGAGCCAAAGATGTAGAGGAAATTGGGCGCATTTACCCATAGGACCAACAATCAAGGCAAGGGTCACAAGAGAAATGGTCGTTGGATTGATATCGGTGGTCTTTGCCCATTCTGCTAGCTCGCTAAAGTTCCAAGTACCAGTGAGGGGTAGCAAACTAACTACACCCATTAACAGGAATAAATCCCCAACGCGCTTAGTTAAAAAGGCATCTCTTGCACCAGTAACCACGAGGGATTGGTTATACCAAATACCAACCAGCAAGTAGGTTCCTAGTGTGAGGATTTCGAGCACGACATAGCTAAAAAAGAGGGAGTCGCAAAGAACTAAAGAACACATCCCTGCTTCAAAGAGTGCGAGTAAAGCAAAGAATCTGCCCCAGCCCCAATCCATCTCCATATAGCCCACTGCATAAATCTGCGCGAGAAGATTGATGCCAGCAATCAAAACTATCGCGCCAATATTCAGATCAGAAATTTGCAGGTCAATGGTGAAGTTTAGCCCGCCCACTGCTAGCCAAGGGAAGGATAGTGAGTATGCTGGCTGTCCCCAAGCTACGGTCAAAGCGGCGATCGCATGAACAAAGGAGAAGAAGGTCATCAAGATATTGACGTAGCCTGCTGGTCTTGGTCCCGTTTTGCGGGTAATCGCGGGAAACCAGATGATCGATAGCATCGCTCCTATCAGGGAATAGCAGGGAATCAGCCAGATCGTGTCCAGCCAGTTGTTTATCATATAAACTCTATTTATTTACAAAAAACCATAATTAAATTTCTATGATTATTGCAAAGATATCTCTAAATGAAAATACCTAGCTTCATCAGTATTTTTCTATGGTTACTATAAGAGAGGGCTTGGGTCATATTTTTTAGTAGTTTTTGATCAGCGCTCTACCATGTCATTAACTATGCGCTAAAACCTCCAAATCTTTACTAGGTATTGGTTAGGAGTATTTTTTGGCTTAGCCTCTAATTGACGTGTTAAGTCAAGTATGGGAGTGATCGGTTAAGTTTCATAAGTACTGATTATGATAGGGTTTAGAAATTGATCCTATTTGTGGGTTCTTGGCTTATGGTTTCAAAAGCGTTACTAAATTAATTGCCAAAATTCAGGATTGTTTAGCCGAAGGTACGCAACTTGGTTGGTTAATTGATAGCCAAGAAGAGGTGATTATGGTTTTTGTACCTGATCAGCCTTTACTACTGGCTAGAGGAGATATGGCTTTAACGGTTTTAGATGAGATGGCTTTACAACTTACGCCCAATCAGGTTTTTGGTTGGCTAAAACGCTAATAAGGAGAAGTCAGACGCGACCTCTCCTTATCATTTACCACCGCTTACTTTGGCTTTGTAGCCTAAACCTAGCAAGATTTGCAATATTTTCTGAGCGCAATCACCTTGAATCTCGATCGCTTTGTCCTTTGCCGTACCACCTGCCCCGCATTGATTTTTTAGCTGTTTAGTGAGCTTAGCGAGATTTTCGGGTGTAGTTTGAAAGCCTGTCACCTCAGTTACGGTCTTACCGCCACGACCGCGACGGGTAGCTTGAATTCTAATATTTTGCTGTTGTGGTGGCAAATCAACCACATTATTATCGGCATCGTCTTCTTCGGGTGTGCCGAATTCTCGGTAAACTACACGATTTTTGGTCATAGCTTTTTTCTGTCAAGCATAATAAAAAAATGGCTAAAGCCATTTTTTTATTATGCTTCTATCCATGCCGATCGCCATGCGAGTTCGGCTTCAGCGATTGTTCTTTGTTGATTTTTTTTCTCTAGTTCCTTGTGCAAATGAGTTAGCCTTGCTGACAAGACCCGCAACTCACCGCGACAAGACATCACTTGGCGATCGGTAAACTCAATTTCTGTGAGCCGAATACTAATTTGTGCGGATTTGTCATCCTTAGCTTGACTATCATCAACACTTAAAATTTTATGCTTCACGAAAAGCTGGTTCAATGTCTCCATACTCTCGTTAAGGCTTTTGCTGAGTAGGAGATCAAGGCTTTCCTGATTAGTACGACTTTCGCGATCGCATTCTTCTAAGGTTTTTTGCATCTGATCGCTGAGAGACTGGATCGTTTGACGCAAAGCCTCTTGCAATTTCTGACGCTCCGATAGGGAGAGCGCCAGAAATGCTTCGGGACGTTTTTGGGTGCAGAAATTAAAGGTTGCTAGCAATATTTGTTGCTTTGCGGCTTGAGCGATCGCTTGAGCATATTCAAGATGAATAGTATCGATCCGACTGATGACATCGGCGATCGCCTTCTGAATATCTTGAATGTCTTGATCAATACGCAATAGCATCGCCATAGTTCACATCAATAAAAATGCATAACACAGTCATAGACATTTAGAGGTTAGGCTGCAAAGTTATCTAGCTTCGACTACGCTCAGCTAACGTTGGCTGAGCGTAGTCGAAGCCATAGGTACTTTAATTAATAGCAAGTCCCTTACCGATGGCAACCTCTAAATAATCACAAACCTTATTTCTTTTTCTTCTTGTCGTCTTTTTTGTCTTTCTTTTCTTCTTTGGGAGCTTCAGCAGGTGCTGCGGCTTCTACAGGTGCTGGTGCTGGTGCTTCGGCAGGTGCTTCGGCTGCATTGTCAGATTCGACTTCTTCACCGACTACAAAGCGGACAAAGCGACGTACTTTGACGTTTTCGCTGAGTTTTGCGCCAGTTTGTTTAACTAACTCGTCAACGGTAATGCTTTGATCTTTAATATATGGCTGATCGAGTAGGCACAATTCTTTGAGGCGCTTTTCGATACGACCAAGTACGATTTTGTCGCGGATGGCGGCGGGCTTGCTGGCGAGGTCGTCTTTGCCTGCTTCGATTTGCTTTTCTTTTTCAACGAAGCTAGCAGGAATGTCGGAGACACTTACGTACTCTACGTTAGGGCTAGCAGCAATTTGCTTAGCTACGCTATCAGCTAGTTCTTTGAGTTCTTCGCGACGGGCTACGAAGTCGGTTTCGCAGTTAACTTCGACGAGCACGCCAATGCGGCTACCAAAGTGGATATAGCTATGAACGATACCTTCGGTGGCAGCACGACTTGCTTTTTTGACAGCCGAGGCTAAGCCCTTTTGTCTGAGGTATTCGGTTGCTTTGGTGAAATCGCCTTCAGAATCGACGAGGGCTGCTTTACAGTCTTTGATACCTGCGCCAGTTCTGGCACGTAGCTCTTGAATTTGTTTGGTTGTGATGTCTGCCATATTAATAAGCTTGTTTTGGGATCTCTAGGGCAACATTTCGAGGAGCGTGGAGTTTTGCTCGTTGCCGAAAATATCTCTAAAATGTTGTTTGCAGTACTCTAAGTTATCACAATTCATTCTAGGATAATTTTCCAACCATGAAAAAAGCGATCGCAGTTTTTGCGATCGCTTTAAATTACGAAGTCAATTCTTTGCAAAGCTCATAGAAAAGCATTCTAACTACTTTGAACAGGATTCTGATTATTTTTTGTTTGCCAGAAATCTTAGATTCTTTTAAACCCTTGAGTGTCCAACCATCCCCGCGAACCTCATTTAGTTTTTTACCTAGCCATGATGTTTCTCGACGGGCTGGTAAGACGCTGGTAAGTGTCCAAGCATAGAGACTAGCTCTAGTGACCTCAGAACCTCCCAGAGCTTTAATCCGCTTATCACCTGATTGTTTTTCAGTGTATCCAAGTCCTAGGAATAGCTGAAAACTTCTGAGCGATCGGTGACGTTTCTGGGATGTTGGCACGCCCTGTTTATTGATGCCATCCTCGTAATCTACCCATGGCTTACCGTCGAGTAGGAAGCGCTCAAACGGGTAGCACTGGCAAAGTAGCAAGGCTTGGTTACGCAGTCCAAAGCCAAACTTTTTAAAGATTTTGATGTATGGTGCAAACTCATCGGATTGCATGAGTAGAGCAAGGTCACGCTCTTTTTTATCGAGTTGTTTTTGCAGTTCGCAGATCTTCTTAGCGTGTTCTTTGGTGTATTCACTAATCTCGATACCAATGGCACGGGCGGCGCTTTTTTCGTAAAGTTTCTTGATAGCAGCATATTCTCTAATTCCTGCTACATATCCCCACATAGGGGCGTAGCCTAATTTCTGGGATACTCTTGAATCCGTCTGTGCAATTTCTGGAAACTCCATAGTCAATCTTTGACGGCATTGATTAATCAATGAGTTCAGAAGTTTATCAAGCTGTTCACATTCAAAGAACCAGTCACGAACCAAAGCGACTTTACCTGTCTCAAATTCTAGGTATCGCTTTTTCCCGTGGACATCGACAAAGCGATCGTCAAAGTAAGTCAGTGCTAAGCAATAAGCGTCTTCGGGGTCAGTTTTGTTCTTGAAACCATACGCGCCGCGTTGATTTGCTAAGTCACCGTGACCAATCCAATAGATCGGGATTTTGTGAAATTCGGCAAGGTGTTTCCAAAAATTGCTATACCAAATACCTGTAGGCTCCATGACCACGCCATCAGGTTTTAGATCAAGTAATCTCTGTACTCCAATAGAATCAGCTTGACATTTGATAATGTCTTTTTTGATATTTTGGAAATGCTTAAGCGGTTGATCTGGATATCCAGTCAACAAGCAGGCAGTGACGTTGTTACGACCAACGTCTAAACCGATGATATTCATGATGTCGCGAGTGATTATGTTTGTTAGACCTAGGAATCACCCATAAGCGCTTATGGCTTCATTCATTCTGTAGGTAAATAGAGAGTCGGTTTGTGAATTGTGGAAGCTCTTAGGCTTTATTCCGTGTATAAACCGACTCTCTATGCCGAGTGCTTTGGACACACTCAGCAAGCGACGCGGAGTTTAAGCCGCGCCCGTTGCTGAGTCGTCTAGGCAAAGTCGTCTACATAGTCATCTGGAAAATGAGTTGGTATATCAGGCATCTGGAAATCATTACCAACACGAATCAAGACACCACTACCTAGAAAGTCTTCAACAGATAGCTCGTTTTCATCAGAATCGATTAGATCGTCAAACTCTTCTGATGTCATACAGGTTGTCCAACCCATCTCAAGAGTTTTAACAACATCAGGGAACATAATCCGATAGCGATCGCAAAATGCTTTGATAAACTTCCGTCCGAACTTTTCAAGGTTTTCAGGTATACCCAACGAGACGATCGCCGCCTGCATCATGCCCAAAATCATATAAGCCTCAAGTGGCTCAACCTCAAACAACAATTTTTCATCGGTGTTTAAGTCTTGCATAAGCCCTTTCACTGTCTCATTTGTGAGTTCTGGTGAAGGCTGATGAATCTCAAAACTCATAGTCGGTTTGAGTTCAATGAGATGCTTTAGGCGATCGCACATACCGAGATAAACATCGACTAACTCGCTCTCGGTAAATTGGCTAGCATCAATGAAATTGATCAAGGCACTAGAGCGATCGTTGATTAAAATGGTTTGAACGGTTCGGACATCATGAAGCGTCATCTCCTTGAATAGTAGGTTTGAGGATTGAGAGAGTTGATGCATTTTGGAAAACAGTGCA includes the following:
- a CDS encoding NADH-quinone oxidoreductase subunit M, producing the protein MLSALIWLPVIGALVIALLPQSQSKKGAIIVASAILILDVLLLKQFDTNLAAFQLSENLPWLENIGLNYSLGVDGLSLPLVALNGLLTWLIICFCENQIKERFKLFQVLMLLIHAGVSGAMLSTNTLLFVLFYELVLIPLYLIIAVWGGLQRSYAAMKFLIFTAVSGVLVLVGFLALGWLTANPTPIFDYSTLQTLSLPLEVQITLLVVLLLGFSIKAPFVPFHSWLPDTYVESATPTVMMLGGIVAKLGTYGLFRFCVGLFPDAWALLAPYIAIWAGLGVLYGAMVAISQKDIKRMVAYSSIGHMSYILLAAAAATPLSLIGGIGQMVSHGLVLALLFYLVGVIEEKVGTRDLDLLNGLLNPLRGLPTTSALLILGGMASAGIPGLVGFIAEFLVFQGTFTKFPIPTIFSIIGTGLTAVYFVILLNRTCFGKLDNATAYYPKVSGLEQLPALILTGLIIFLGVQPVWLVKWSEKATVKIAEQVEGNILVSQNLTESLSSPLIKD
- a CDS encoding Uma2 family endonuclease, with the translated sequence MAYGFKSVTKLIAKIQDCLAEGTQLGWLIDSQEEVIMVFVPDQPLLLARGDMALTVLDEMALQLTPNQVFGWLKR
- a CDS encoding translation initiation factor gives rise to the protein MTKNRVVYREFGTPEEDDADNNVVDLPPQQQNIRIQATRRGRGGKTVTEVTGFQTTPENLAKLTKQLKNQCGAGGTAKDKAIEIQGDCAQKILQILLGLGYKAKVSGGK
- a CDS encoding NAD(P)H-quinone oxidoreductase subunit F; the encoded protein is MINNWLDTIWLIPCYSLIGAMLSIIWFPAITRKTGPRPAGYVNILMTFFSFVHAIAALTVAWGQPAYSLSFPWLAVGGLNFTIDLQISDLNIGAIVLIAGINLLAQIYAVGYMEMDWGWGRFFALLALFEAGMCSLVLCDSLFFSYVVLEILTLGTYLLVGIWYNQSLVVTGARDAFLTKRVGDLFLLMGVVSLLPLTGTWNFSELAEWAKTTDINPTTISLVTLALIVGPMGKCAQFPLHLWLDEAMEGPLPSTILRNSVVVATGAWILIKLQPLIAISPLTQQVVIAIGAATAFGTVLISIAQIDIKRSLSYLTSAFMGLIFISVGVDDIHSAYTLILSHALAIALLFMAIGSIISNVITQDLTLNGGLWKRRPITALCFLVGTLGLIAFPPFGGFWAMLDLISGLWDKNIALAELLLLINGLIAFSLMRVFGLIWGGKPNQMTERSVEPLWLIVMPMTIMAGIVLHTPQMLTDWGIIPDLAIILKPESLLLLGSSSMGLAAGAYLYLNEKVSKPIQLPWQDLQQFFAYDFYTSKLYKVTIVGLVDSVSHAMSWFDRFFVDGVGNLFGLATLFSGQNLRYSTFGQLQLYTLTIMVGIGVLLLLLFNQTL
- a CDS encoding IS110 family transposase, with product MNIIGLDVGRNNVTACLLTGYPDQPLKHFQNIKKDIIKCQADSIGVQRLLDLKPDGVVMEPTGIWYSNFWKHLAEFHKIPIYWIGHGDLANQRGAYGFKNKTDPEDAYCLALTYFDDRFVDVHGKKRYLEFETGKVALVRDWFFECEQLDKLLNSLINQCRQRLTMEFPEIAQTDSRVSQKLGYAPMWGYVAGIREYAAIKKLYEKSAARAIGIEISEYTKEHAKKICELQKQLDKKERDLALLMQSDEFAPYIKIFKKFGFGLRNQALLLCQCYPFERFLLDGKPWVDYEDGINKQGVPTSQKRHRSLRSFQLFLGLGYTEKQSGDKRIKALGGSEVTRASLYAWTLTSVLPARRETSWLGKKLNEVRGDGWTLKGLKESKISGKQKIIRILFKVVRMLFYELCKELTS
- a CDS encoding CO2 hydration protein codes for the protein MTATLVPPATKLPPSTHPYADVIHRLEAGGSMLPDTPENLMQIIGLYKAYAVPMDFYWRDLLYIAEQVFLEPLPAFKYFLPQEYLDLRNHYAGDDADWRFWRGEATAHPELLEFMSKGELNTKIPKLFHHLYHDRINMEFAEECMRAMFWHRNMGGELEPYMDSEEYRQNADRAIRAYFKNNPVMLGLYKLFPEMFLEQCRQSTMTSVLGLFWEIMAPVFFEMSDIYDEGGFKGVPDAMNFLVNGIFAIAGRPIYHRVNIRGEWFDIVPKSKGFTWLYEAAFPYVEAVFYRTSPFRGTKSYNAQANEVPKDQNDFHYGILYADKFPVGSAGIPPTLLHQDMYHFLPQYLVDYYKQFCRGEDDTLIQLGVSFQRSMYNVTSAVIQAGRAAFLYPLDDPNPKHLLANRHYFEGQLNRFCNPKYGMDKAARIGMVQDQNYR
- the tsf gene encoding translation elongation factor Ts; translated protein: MADITTKQIQELRARTGAGIKDCKAALVDSEGDFTKATEYLRQKGLASAVKKASRAATEGIVHSYIHFGSRIGVLVEVNCETDFVARREELKELADSVAKQIAASPNVEYVSVSDIPASFVEKEKQIEAGKDDLASKPAAIRDKIVLGRIEKRLKELCLLDQPYIKDQSITVDELVKQTGAKLSENVKVRRFVRFVVGEEVESDNAAEAPAEAPAPAPVEAAAPAEAPKEEKKDKKDDKKKKK